In Deltaproteobacteria bacterium, the sequence TGCCCCGTATAGTCGGAGCTAGTCGCGTTGTTCGGAGCCATCAGCATGGCCGAGATGAGAACTGACGAAATCGAGCAGGTGCCCGAAGGGCTGCGCGCCTGGGCGCGCGAGACCTTGCGGAAGAGCGTGGAGACGCCGGGCAGCGTGCTGAGTCAGATTACCCAGCGCCGCGGTCTGGAGGCCGCGCGATGAGTCCCCCGCACCTGCGGGAGGTCGAACGCGACGTGTTGCGGCGCATCGCCGGCGCTCCCGGCGTGTTCTGTCTTCTTGACTACGACGGTACGCTCGCGTGGCTCGCGCCCACACCCGCCGATGCCGTGCCCCTCCCTGGGGTCGTTGCGCTCTTGAGCGAGCTGACCGAGTTGGCCGGCGTGCAGGTCGCGTTGGTGAGCGGCCGGCCAGTCAGCGATCTGCGGCGCGCCCTCGACGTGCCCGGTGTGTACTACATCGGCATTCACGGCCTTGAAATCAGACTCCCCGATGGCCGGTGCGAAGCGCGTGAAGACCTCGCTGCGATCCGGTCCGCCTTGGCCGACCTCAAGCGTGAGTTGAGCGCGACCGCGGGAACCCGCCCCGGTATTCTTTTGGAAGACAAGGGCGTGGCGTTGGCGTGTCATTATCGGCTGGCATCCGCCGCAGACAAGGCGGCGGCGCAAGCTGCGGTGGCAGAGCTGGTCACCAGCTACCGGCAGCGGGGAGTGCCCATCGCGATCCTGCGCGGTCACGAGGTCAGCGAGATGTGTCCTGCGCACGTCAACAAGGGCACGGCGGTCAAAGCAGTGCTGGCGCAGCATGGATGTGGAGCGCTGCCGATGTACATCGGCGATGACCGCACCGACGAAGAGGTCTTTCGTCTCCTGCCGCCGGATGCGATCACCATTCGAGTCGGCCCGGCGAGTGAGCCGACGCTGGCGCGCTACCGACTGGACAGCCCCGAGGACGTGCGGCAGTTCCTCCGCGCCGTGCGTGAATGCCGCGTGCGAACGAGTGTGGGCCACCCACGGGCGTGTTGAAGGAACTATGGCGACCGGCAACGCGAAACAGCCGTTCCACTTTTACTCCAGTCTCGACCTCACGCTCCTGACCAACCGGCGTGCGCGCGACCTGGCGGAGCTGCTCGCTCACCTTCGGGAGGTACCGGGTTCGGTGATCTACTACCACACCCATCATTTCCTCGTGCAGCATCAGTACCTCTCACCCGAGCCTCCCAACGACGTCGCGTACTGGGTCACC encodes:
- the otsB gene encoding trehalose-phosphatase, with protein sequence MSPPHLREVERDVLRRIAGAPGVFCLLDYDGTLAWLAPTPADAVPLPGVVALLSELTELAGVQVALVSGRPVSDLRRALDVPGVYYIGIHGLEIRLPDGRCEAREDLAAIRSALADLKRELSATAGTRPGILLEDKGVALACHYRLASAADKAAAQAAVAELVTSYRQRGVPIAILRGHEVSEMCPAHVNKGTAVKAVLAQHGCGALPMYIGDDRTDEEVFRLLPPDAITIRVGPASEPTLARYRLDSPEDVRQFLRAVRECRVRTSVGHPRAC